A genomic region of Miscanthus floridulus cultivar M001 chromosome 3, ASM1932011v1, whole genome shotgun sequence contains the following coding sequences:
- the LOC136543789 gene encoding uncharacterized protein has protein sequence MIAPEIQRDIANCFAEIIVKSIIEEIDGDVFCLLVDESADVSGKEQMAVVLRYVDKLGVIKERLIAVVHVQETSASCLKSNIDNLFAKYGLSIKQIRGQGYDGASNMRGEFNGLRALIERENSSAYYIHRFAHQLQLVIVAVAKKNDDASDFFDMISLLLSVAGASCKRKDIIRESQQERVRKAIGTGQLTSGTGLNQEQSLQKAGDTRWGSHYRTLKSLSNLFPEVIEVLQYVEKEGPNDAKRRQARGLLDYLKDFDFVFHLHLMLLILGHANSLSLSLQRKDKDILEAMLEVKLTKQKFQQISDDGWDCLLQIVYSFCEEHGIPKLDMDEEYIDRHRPRKKTNRTNYQHYRYDCLNPIIDLQLIEFSDRFNEVNSQLLTHIAAFNPKNSFEAFKSESLMELAKSYPDDFNSTQLKDLDRELNIYIDNMRADERFADLNTISELARLMVGTKKHLAFPLVYRLLKLVLVLPIATASVERCFSAMKIVKTILRNRIGDGFMNDCIICFVEPEFLYAIPIEDVIVRFHKMEDRSRRGKL, from the exons ATGATTGCTCCAGAAATTCAAAGGGATATTGCGAATTGTTTTGCTGAG ATTATCGTGAAATCTATTATTGAAGAAATTGATGGTGATGTGTTTTGCCTTTTAGTGGATGAGTCAGCTGATGTGTCTGGGAAGGAACAGATGGCAGTTGTCTTACGGTACGTTGATAAGCTTGGGGTAATAAAGGAGAGACTTATTGCTGTTGTTCATGTGCAAGAAACATCGGCTTCATGTCTGAAATCTAACATTGACAATTTGTTTGCTAAGTATGGCTTGAGCATAAAGCAAATCAGAGGACAAGGTTACGATGGAGCAAGCAACATGAGAGGTGAATTCAATGGACTACGGGCTTTAATCGAGAGAGAGAATAGCTCAGCATATTATATCCACCGCTTTGCTCATCAGCTACAATTAGTAATTGTCGCAGTGGCTAAAAAGAATGATGATGCTAGTGACTTTTTTGACATGATATCTCTATTGCTTAGTGTGGCAGGAGCTTCTTGTAAACGTAAAGATATCATTCGAGAAAGTCAACAGGAGAGAGTTAGAAAAGCCATAGGCACTGGACAACTAACTAGTGGAACTGGATTAAATCAAGAACAATCCCTTCAAAAAGCTGGAGACACACGTTGGGGTTCTCATTATAGAACCCTTAAGAGCCTAAGCAATCTATTCCCTGAAGTTATTGAAGTTCTCCAATATGTGGAAAAAGAAGGTCCAAATGATGCAAAGAGACGCCAAGCCCGTGGTCTCCTAGACTATCTCAAGGATTTTGACTTTGTGTTTCACTTGCACTTAATGTTGCTTATTTTAGGCCATGCAAATTCTCTGTCACTGTCCTTGCAGAGGAAAGATAAAGACATCCTAGAGGCCATGTTAGAGGTGAAGTTAACCAAgcagaaatttcagcaaattaGCGATGATGGTTGGGATTGTTTGCTGCAGATTGTATACTCcttttgtgaagagcatggcattcctAAGTTGGATATGGATGAGGAATATATTGATCGCCATAGGCCAAGAAAAAAGACCAATCGCACTAACTATCAACATTATAGATATGATTGTTTGAACCCAATTATTGACTTGCAGCTTATAGAGTTTAGTGATCGTTTCAATGAGGTAAACTCTCAGTTACTTACTCATATCGCTGCTTTTAATCCCAAGAATTCTTTTGAGGCATTCAAATCTGAGAGTCTAATGGAGTTGGCTAAGTCATATCCTGATGATTTCAACTCAACACAACTTAAGGATCTTGATCGAGAGCTTAATATTTACATTGACAATATGCGAGCTGATGAAAGATTTGCCGACTTGAACACTATTTCTGAGCTTGCTAGGTTGATGGTGGGTACAAAAAAACATTTGGCTTTTCCTTTGGTTTATCGGCTTCTCAAGCTAGTACTAGTTCTTCCTATCGCCACTGCATCGGTGGAGAGGTGCTTTTCAGCAATGAAAATTGTGAAGACAATACTGAGAAATCGTATTGGAGATGGATTTATGAATGATTGTATCATATGCTTCGTGGAACCAGAATTTCTATATGCAATTCCAATCGAAGATGTGATAGTTCGCTTTCATAAGATGGAGGATCGTAGTCGTAGAGGGAAACTGTAA